Genomic window (Rosa chinensis cultivar Old Blush chromosome 6, RchiOBHm-V2, whole genome shotgun sequence):
GTAGCCTCATCTTGTGGCTTCTTCATTTGCAGCTTCAcattgtggttgtgatgatgatgattgtagTGATCCCTGTctctcgtatcaaagtctactgggggtcaataatgtgtctactgccccctagtagaccatcaaacaaaccccacagttacattgcaatgtcAGATTACTTACATTGTTGAACAGATAGTAGATCATTGGCCTCCAATCCAATAgacattccaaaaaaaaaaatgctattccttgccaaaaaaaagaactaaacaacaatacttaaaaaaaaaaaaaaaacgcagcaACCGGAGTAATCCCATGTCACTCCTCCGGCGACACCAGCAACGCCGTCACTCGGCCCAGACGAACGAGGACCTGCAGCGCCTGGGATATGCAAAGAGAGGTGCAATGTCTCTGCGGCCGAGCACAAGAACCGAGGTGAGGAAGAATTCTTATAAGTCGGGGGTGGACACCGATGTTCCTATCCGACCCGAATTCCCACATCGGGACCAGCGCCTCCGGGAGCTTCCAGCACGAGCAGCAGCGACTGGGACGATGGGCTTTGATGGTGGGCTCGAGGTCGGCGAAGATTACGCCTGGGACATGCTTGCCGGCACCGATCTCGGAGAATAAGATGGTGGGCTTTGACGGTGGGCTCGAGGTCGGCGAAGATTACGCCTGGGATATGCTTGCCGGCGCCGATCtcggagaagaagatggtgggcTCGAGTTTGGCGAAGATTACGCCTGGGACATGCTTGCCGGCACCGATCTTGGAGAAGATGGTGCTGAAGGCGTCGTGGCTCGGCATCTGGCCGTCCTGCTGGGgggaagggggagagagagagagagagagagagagagagagagagagagagagagagagaaatcggtgaggggggagagagagagagagattaaaatgagggtaattatgtcagtagaagttagattgggtaaatgggatcaaaaaactcttagtggagcaagtgggcaatttttaggttaaaattgggtaagtggtcacggccccaacATCTTAAGTTAACTCCTCCGAGCTCGAGCATCTTAAGTTATCTTAACTCCTCCGTTAACGGAGAATATCTTCTGTTCATTGTTCTTTTTTGAGACGTTCATCGTTTCTGTTTAGTATGGACAAGAAGTACTTATCTCTGTCAGGCACATAGAATCAATAATACTAATGTCTGAAGTACAGGAATGCACCGAAATAGGACTCACAAAAAGATTTGGATATGGCAATTCGAGTACAATAAACTTGTGGCTTTCGATCAAATAAAAGTTTGTCTATAGTTGATTGCTGAAGGAATCTGGTTGAGGATTTGCTTTGTATATGACTAGTCACTAGCGTACGACTGAAAATAAAGATAATGATGTACTGCTTCTGTATCCTCTCTACTTACCATTTTGATGAAAACTTGCAGCGCAAGGTAATGGAAACATGCATAATAGGTATTGGAACCTTTTTTAGTACTTGCGAACAAAATTGGCACTTGACTGTTGAATTTTTACATTTAATTTCATTTGTGCAGGCATACATGGGAACATGACATCTATGATCTGCAATTCTTTTTTACCAGTATTCATGTTTTCGCAGGCCAATTTCATGCTGGATGAAGAGATGGGATTGCAAGGCACGTTGCAAGATGATGTGAAAAGGTGTGGCTTTTGAATAGGTTGGCAAATAGTGAAGTATTGTAAAACTATAGCATAAGTCCTGGATGTTTAAGGACAAGTAaattgacagagagagagagagagaatagagtttcaagtgtgtctttcatttcattcaaaggaggtatttatagggatacATTTTGAAGTAATTAATGATACAACTTGATGGCATCTTCAATTGTAGCCTCATCTTGTGGCTTCTTCATTTGCAGCTTCAcattgtggttgtgatgatgatgattgccacacttgttccccattggcataaagcttgactcacaagtcactatacctaaaatacctatcttatacatgacatagacattttatactatgaacaatacaacatgtttcatatatactacaacactcccccttggatatttcatgttgaTAGTATTTGTCTAAGCCGTGCGCTTcgaaattgcctcgttaaaaaccttgccaagtaataaaaccctgggaaaaaacaaccttggtcgaaggagaaaaagagtgcaaCGCGCATTGAGTGTGGAGTATGATTCTAGATACTCCTCCtgatttagactccccctgaagatcatgagagttcggataatcttcttaatccgatactcttcacatgtttctcgaaaggggtttttggtaacgacttagtaaataagtcagctacattatcctctgatcggatttgatttacttcaatgtttagaagtgtttgctgttgctgattgtagaagaatttcggTGATATATGTTTAGTATTGTCACCCTTGataaaacctaatttcatttgctcaatacaagctgcattatcttcgtaaatgcatgtaggtttatctgtggtggacttcaaaccacaagttcctcgaatgtgtctatttatagaccttagccatatgcattcacgcacagcttcatgtagagcaataatctctgcatgatttgaggaagtagcgacaagtgtctgttttgtagatctccaagatatcgccgtgcttcccatggtaaagacataacctgtttgggagcgacctttatgagggtcagagagataccctgcatcagcaaagcccatcaaaacattatttttattttgatggaggggaggaggagaacgtcGGTCACCATGGATGGTGTTGCCGGCGTCTGTATTACGGAAGGTGGCTTTTTGCCTCATAGGGTCTGATCCCAATCTTccgtcttttattttctctctgtagggataaaacaagctcatatcaatcgtaccttttaagtatcgaaagattgtctttatgccaatccaatggcggcgtgttggcgcagaactatgtcgagctaacaagttcactgcgaatgagatatctggtcttgtgcattgtgctaaatacaataatgcgcctatcgcacttagatagggtacttcagcctctaataattcttcgtcctcatcccttggacgaaacggatcttttgtgGGCTCAAGActtcggccgatcatgggagtatttacaggctttgctttatcttcattaaagcgccttagtaatttttgagtatatgctgactgatggatcataatcccatcactacggtgctcgagttctattccgaggcaaaaccgtgttttcccaagatctttcatctcaaactcggattccaaatatttagcagtttcctttaactcatctagagttccaattaggttcatgtcatcgacataaactgctacaattgcaaatccggaacttgttcttttaatgaacacgcaagggcatatttcattgttaatatatccctttccaatcaagtagtcacttagacggttataccacatccgtccggattgtttcaatccatatagtgagcgtcttaattttattgaaaacgcgctccgtggtttagagccacttgattttggtaattgaagtccatcaggaaccttcatatatatctctgaatctagatccccatagagatatgctgtaattacatccataagctgcatgtcaagtttttcggaaactaccaaactgacaaggtagcggaacgttataatgtccattacgggagagtatgtctcctcgtagtcgattccagggcgttgtgagaaaccttgtgccacaaggcgggctttatatctcatcacctcatttttctcattacgttttctaacaaagacccatttatggccaacaggctttatatttggtggtgtcagcattatagatccaaatacctgtctctttgttagtgaatccaattcagcctggatcgcatttttccatttaggccaatctgctcttcgttgacattcttcaacagagcgaggttcgatatcatcatattctatgattccttttgcaacatgatatgcaaacgcatcatcaattgccatagaatttctatccatcatctcatgtacactattgtaatttatggagatttctctattctctggagttggttctgacattggagcgtcccccaatggtgtctcttggacataaccataatccggaatattctcgtgGGATGGATTATTCATAtctatgattaatggattattttgtgccaaactcgccttctttcttgggcgagaatccatcgaacctataggtctcccgcgcttcctggcaggagccgtgggcctagccaatgTGTCACCCATAGAGGGAACGTTGGCGCCATTCTCGTGTATTTTTGAGATGACATTAtgtcttttagggacatcaatccttgcaggtacatttgcagcaggtatgtgtgatctcgtcactttagcgatatcagaaaacgcatcaggcatcgattctgctacgttctgaagatcgagaattctctgcacttctttttcagattgtgcagttcggggatcaagatgagacaaagtggggacaaaccacgacaattcctgtccttTTTGTTGAACTTTAGTTATGTTCATGTCTCCCCCTaaagacgggaagactgtctcatcaaaatgacaatccgcaaatctagcggtaaatagatcacctgtcaagggttctatgtagcggattatggttggagagtcatagccaacataaaggcctaatcgtctttgaggacccattttagtgcgctgtggtggcgcaattggcacatagactgcacacccaaatatgcgtaaatgtgagacattaggctcatacccagtcaccatctgggatgcagaaaaaggttgggtggcagtgggccttagacgaataagcacagctgcatgtaatattgcatagccccaagcagaaatagggagattggtgcgcataaccaatgccctagcaaccatttgaagtcttttaatggcagcttctgcgagaccattttgggtatgtacATGAGGGACGGGGTGTTCAACCtcgatcccaatggacatgcaataatcatcaaaagtttttgatgtaaactccccagcattgtcaagacgaattgacttaataggatgatcagggtggtgagcccttaacttaatgatttgtgctaggagtttagcaaatgcagcatttcttgtggataagagcacgacatgtgaccaacgtgtcgatgcatcaaccaacaccataaaatatctaaatggtccgcaagttggatggataggtccacagatatcaccttgtattctttgcaagaatggtatattttctttaatgtcttttgcataggatggtctcgatcctacttttgctaaagagcaagctttgcaaaacgaatgatATGCTTTAGAAGTAATTCTTTGAACCTCTTTTTGGTTCGTAttcctttttgttttaaagaatggatgtccgtgtgaagtttttaatatacggatcatcatatcacgacctgggtgtcccaaacggtcgtgccaaagcctgtatgtgtcggaatcccataaattttcattcatgacatggttggattcaatgactctaaTAGTGGTTGCGTacaatccactagagcgacacatgagtttctctaatactcgtgcatttccgtagttattagaggtgatgtaaaggaactcttgtccattctcacaatgtgttttcacatgaaaatcattggctcttatatctttaaaacttaatagggttcttccagcccttggAGCATATAAAGCTTCGGCGACATTAATATTTGTGCCATTCGGCAAtagaaattgagctggtccacgaccatgaatcaattgagatggtcctgCCATCGTGGTCACTGAAGATTGACTAGGTGTCATccataagaataattgcctatgtcgtaatatagtatgtgtggtgccactatcaagaagGCATTCCAATTCTCCCGAAGACATACTGaaaaaataaagttcggaatattaacacatgtcaatgacattgataatgcgatactttattaatagggaaaatagtcaatgattacatcaaagtttccaaagtttattccaataaaatcaaactttatacaaattgtaattgctcaatccatttggtaatttcaataaaatatgaccaggtaagtatagagatgttggtggagcgaggctcgcttaagtaccccGATCTCAATtacttgcctagacatcatacttcattgagtacgccacataagaaagagtcaATTGTTATTTGACTAAGGCACATTTGCCGTtttattggaaaatagaaaagactattttaatcaaagtctgcggcatcctcgtgctcttcattttcagctttgaagtctttTATGGTGAGAATTACATCttcaccatcatcttcttcagcaaggtgagcttcttgctccctcatttCCCTGTACTCCTTGTAGCGTGCAGCTAGTTGTGTACTTGCTTGGcattgcttaaaccaatgctcgATTGATCCACACCTATGACACACGTCATTGTGGTTGACTTTCTTtatttgaggtgcacgttgtggatattccctaggCGGGTTGTTGCTACCACTACCACGGCGTATTATGCGACCTCCACGGCCCACATTGTTACGGCCCATGGTGTTGTTATAttctcctctcccacgtgtggattTGCCACCACGTGTGCCCACTCCAAAGTTGCGGTTTCCTTCTTTATTGGGGCGGTTGTATGGACCCATGCGTCCGTCATGTCCCTTGTTAGGGTATACATGCCCCTTATTagtagggtaccgctccttgcgccctttcttgggtgcattataattcgcctcacgaACGCTTTTGGTTCCtacgggccttgaattataattctttacaaggatattgtcgtgcttctcaTCTACCGACAAAATATTGATAAGCTCATTGAACTTCGTAAGTCGTCCAGCATTATATTCagtgcgatattgctttgatagtataattgctgcgacggggaaggtggagagagtcttctcaattagctcttcttCTGTGAGAGGTTTTTCACAGAACTTCAGCATGGCTCTTagccgaagagcttctgaattgtattcagcaacagacttgaagtcggagaagcgtaaattgttccattgaaccttcaagtcagggaggagggaatcttggatattatcaaagcgctcttctagcgctacccataggtcCCTTGCATCTTTGAtggacatatactccaatctgagtgctttgtccatatggcgtcgcatcaagataattgcTTGTGCATGTTTTATGGGTGTTCGTTGGAACACAAGGCCTGCAtttggtgcctggattatgggcaatatcccttttaatgtgagatggttctcaacgtcggttTTCCAACTATGGTAATCCGAACCAGTTGAGTCAAGGATTTGAaaatcgagtctaggttcattcgacatccttgaaatataagaagaaaaagatgtattagtttcggagtttaaaacttccacgaaaaactaaaataataagatttccgagctatgctactaagaaatcaatttccaagaatatttggattagaccgaaacaatgatgtttaatagggtcataaatcgatgcttgcggacgctcttagtccgaatattatgaacactcttagttcattgactacgaacgctcttagttcgtttagcgtgaatttctataattccgctttttaattgtaagttcccaaaaagaaaaagaggagaaaaaataaataaaaactcaaaagcgggaacttttagtaaagaataccttgaaatagtgtTGTCGGAAATGACCGAAAAAGTTGCccaaaagtcgccggaaagtcaccggaagtggccggaaaaatcgccggaaaagtgtccggaaagtcgccggaaaagtgtcggaaagtcgccggaaaagtcgccggaaaagtgtccgaaaagtcgccggaaaagtgtccgaaaagtcgccggaaaagtcgccggaaaagtgtccgaaaagtcgccggaaaagttgtcggaaagtcgTGTCGACAGATGCTCGGCAGCAACTCGGCAGCTGCtaggcagcagctcggcaggtGCTGTGCAGggggctcggcagctgctcggcagcttCTCGGCAGGAgctcggcaggggctcggcaggccttcggcagcagctcggcaggtCCCTTCGACAGATAtcgacagctgctcggcaggtcttcggcagcagctcggcagctCCTCGGCAGGTGCTAGGCAGGCCTTCtgcgcagctgctcggcaggactcggcagcagctcggcaggactcggcagcagctcggcaggaCTCGACAGCGGTCCGGCAGCGGTTCAGATCTTCCGGCAGCCGGTTCGagcggtttccggccggttctgggggttctgaaaccggttctgggcttcttgaatcaagggctttgatatgagctagggtttggaggttttttgTAGGTTTGAGAAAATGGCTTCGATTAGATTATGAACTACCTCTTCTCTTCTCAACTTCGATCctaattctagagcaatttcgtgctgataacgtgtttaaggacaaGTAaattgacagagagagagagagaatagagtttcaagtgtgtctttcatttcattcaaaggaggtatttatagggatacATTTTGAAGTAATTAATGATACAACTTGATGGCATCTTCAATTGTAGCCTCATCTTGTGGCTTCTTCATTTGCAGCTTCAcattgtggttgtgatgatgatgattgccacacttgttccccattggcataaagcttgactcacaagtcactatacctaaaatacctatcttatacatgacatagacattttatactatgaacaatacaacatgtttcatatatactacaacactggATGATTAGTTAATAAAAGTGATGCCACAGTCTAAAAGAGTGTCGGTAGTTTACCTACATATATAATTAGGAAATAGATAGATAAGATTTTGAACATGTCTCACGACTAGAAGAATCTAGCCATGTTCATATCAACTTCAAGGTTTCACATTACAGTTATATGAATTGGTGGTTTATATGCTGCTTTATGAGTAAATTTATATTCCAGTTCAAAAGTATTCGATCCCTTTCCTAGAATTTTACTCGGAGACCGAAGACAAGGGAAAAGGGAACGAAACATATTCAATCACTCAAAAGCTGGTGTATGTTTCTACCCTGATTTGGTTTTCCACCACTCACCAGGCTGCAAAAGTATGATTCTTGCAAGCTTTTTAGTTGCGAAAGCATCACAATTTCACAAGCCATAAGAGAAAGATTCCTCTAATTGCAAGGGTTAATTGGTTCGTTAATTGGCCAATCGAATACAATCCACACATAATGTACATGCTCATTTCTAGAAGTAATCGGTCTTAAAACTCATTTGCTTCTGAAACCAATCTGTTACAATCAAAGTAGTTGTGGAAACCAGCTAAAGATTTCTTTAATAATCTCTTTGTGCAAGCTTTCTTTCTTAGATTCTAATATCCGTAGAAAAATTGGTCACATAAAGTGATGAAGAATATGATTCCAAACCAAATATGTGTCACTAATGGACAAAATACTTTTCTCTTTACTTGCATAGACCCCAAGTTTAGTCACATGAGGTATTACAAATTACAATGCATATAAATACCTTCTCTGGTCCTTATTTCATGCATCACCTCAAGCTCTCAGCTATCATTAAGTTTCAAACTTTATCATATATACTTGAATACTTCATGGAAAAGAATGGCAATGGTACTAGTACTACTACAGATTCATCAGGGGTGTGTGAGAAACTCTTCAGTGCCATTACAGCCAATCCTGCTTTTCAAACATTCCGCCGAATCTCCTCTCCTGCTAGAGATCGTTCCCCACTGGCAAACCTCAATCATGCTGCCGGAAAGAAAATAATTGATAACCAAAGCAAACCTCAACAGTCCAACAAGTCGGCAGTGATTCAGGTTCCCATCAAGTTTGAAAAGAAGGAGGTTCTGCCGCCTGCTAGTACTCCAAATGAGAACAGAGGAAAGTTGTCAACCTCACACAAGGCTGCTGCTAAGATTGAACCTGGACCAGCACAGGTGGCCCAAAAGAAGGTAATTGCTATTGAACACATTATTCATGGCCAGGAAGGCAAGAAGGAGAAGCACAAGACCAAGTCCGAGTCATTGCAGGCAAAAGGAGGAGCAGTTGGGGAGGGGCAACATATCAATGCTACTATGAAAGTTGTGAAAGCACAAGAAGTACAAGTTAAGAAT
Coding sequences:
- the LOC121050174 gene encoding uncharacterized protein LOC121050174 produces the protein MSNEPRLDFQILDSTGSDYHSWKTDVENHLTLKGILPIIQAPNAGLVFQRTPIKHAQAIILMRRHMDKALRLEYMSIKDARDLWVALEERFDNIQDSLLPDLKVQWNNLRFSDFKSVAEYNSEALRLRAMLKFCEKPLTEEELIEKTLSTFPVAAIILSKQYRTEYNAGRLTKFNELINILSVDEKHDNILVKNYNSRPVGTKSVREANYNAPKKGRKERYPTNKGHVYPNKGHDGRMGPYNRPNKEGNRNFGVGTRGGKSTRGRGEYNNTMGRNNVGRGGRIIRRGSGSNNPPREYPQRAPQIKKVNHNDVCHRCGSIEHWFKQCQASTQLAARYKEYREMREQEAHLAEEDDGEDVILTIKDFKAENEEHEDAADFD